A region of Sulfuricella denitrificans skB26 DNA encodes the following proteins:
- a CDS encoding DUF2238 domain-containing protein, whose amino-acid sequence MAALWVLVYFSILIWSGIHPKDGLTWLLEVLPAMIAFVLLAATRRRFPFTSLAYFLILIHCLILMVGGHYTYAEVPLFDSLGDYFGWQRNNYDKLGHLAQGFVPAIVAREILLRNAVIASGKWVFFIVICICLAISALYELIEWGIALASGKAAEAFLGTQGYVWDTQSDMAYALIGAIIALVLLDRMHDRQIKNISEN is encoded by the coding sequence ATGGCCGCACTCTGGGTCCTGGTCTATTTCTCCATCCTGATCTGGTCGGGCATCCACCCCAAGGACGGCCTCACCTGGTTGCTCGAAGTCCTGCCGGCGATGATCGCCTTCGTGCTGCTGGCAGCCACGCGCCGCCGCTTCCCCTTCACGTCCCTGGCCTATTTTTTGATCCTGATTCACTGCCTGATCCTGATGGTCGGCGGGCATTACACCTATGCCGAAGTACCCTTGTTCGACTCGCTCGGGGATTATTTCGGCTGGCAGCGCAACAACTATGACAAGTTAGGCCATCTCGCCCAAGGCTTCGTCCCGGCCATCGTGGCGCGGGAAATCCTGCTCCGCAATGCCGTAATCGCATCGGGGAAATGGGTGTTCTTCATCGTCATCTGCATCTGCCTGGCGATCAGCGCGTTGTACGAACTGATCGAGTGGGGGATAGCGCTTGCGTCGGGAAAAGCCGCCGAGGCCTTTCTCGGGACACAGGGCTACGTCTGGGATACTCAGTCGGATATGGCTTATGCACTGATCGGCGCCATCATCGCGCTGGTTTTGCTAGACAGGATGCATGACCGGCAAATCAAGAATATTTCTGAAAACTAG
- a CDS encoding Dabb family protein: protein MIKHIVMWRLREEAGDKTANAQELKRQLEGLNGRIPGLIKLEVGIDFSQEGESSDVVLYSEFESNAALQAYQIHPAHNEVVPFVKSVRGERRVVDYEA from the coding sequence ATGATCAAGCACATCGTCATGTGGCGGTTGCGGGAAGAAGCTGGAGACAAGACGGCCAATGCGCAGGAACTTAAACGCCAGCTTGAAGGTCTCAATGGCCGGATTCCCGGCCTGATCAAGCTGGAAGTCGGCATCGATTTCAGCCAGGAAGGCGAGTCCTCCGACGTGGTGCTGTACTCCGAATTCGAGAGCAATGCTGCGCTGCAAGCCTATCAGATCCACCCCGCTCACAATGAGGTTGTGCCCTTCGTGAAATCGGTGCGCGGCGAGCGTCGGGTAGTTGATTATGAAGCCTGA
- a CDS encoding TIGR02647 family protein, producing the protein MLTPPPKLTPDLVAELNFLAHYDLDTMQEGIKVHKDAEPAVIAAVQRLHDKKLVTLADGGYLTALGREVAEALQSTLTILAAK; encoded by the coding sequence ATGTTGACCCCACCTCCCAAACTGACCCCCGACCTCGTTGCTGAGCTAAACTTCCTCGCCCACTACGACCTCGACACCATGCAGGAAGGCATCAAGGTACACAAAGACGCCGAGCCCGCAGTAATCGCCGCAGTGCAGCGGCTGCACGACAAGAAACTGGTCACGCTGGCCGACGGCGGATACCTCACCGCGCTTGGTCGCGAAGTGGCGGAAGCGCTTCAGTCGACGCTGACCATCCTCGCCGCAAAATAG
- a CDS encoding THUMP domain-containing class I SAM-dependent RNA methyltransferase, protein MTTTQHFFAPCPRGLEAPLATELEKLGAAAIVSTDGGVGFVGDLALCYRVNLWSRVASRVLWRLAEQSYRSEEDIYRAALALPWPSYFNVEQTFRVKVSAIKCPLRSLDFVTLKIKDAICDKFRKDGGERPSIDTAAPDMRVYAFLTADRVSLYLDTSGEALFKRGYRKEQGEAPLRENLAAGILHLAGWQPGMPLLDPMCGSGTFLIEAAQMALNIAPGSERWFAFEHMKNFDAATWDKIYQEATAAELPKTPLPIYGSDVSSTILMAARANLAAAGLEEAVTLKQINLLDVSPPAPTGVLVANPPYAIRIGEQEEMAQLYPRIGDLLKQKFGGWRACFLSADMRLAKLIRLSVSRRIPLYNGALDCRLFVYDMVAGSNRKEKKSDGAVPNSVPQ, encoded by the coding sequence ATGACCACTACCCAACACTTTTTCGCCCCCTGCCCGCGTGGCCTGGAAGCTCCATTGGCAACCGAACTGGAAAAGCTCGGCGCTGCCGCCATAGTATCCACCGACGGTGGCGTCGGCTTTGTCGGCGACCTGGCGCTGTGCTATCGCGTCAACCTGTGGAGCCGAGTCGCCAGCCGCGTGCTGTGGCGGCTGGCGGAACAATCCTACCGCAGCGAGGAGGATATTTACCGCGCCGCACTGGCCCTGCCCTGGCCGAGCTATTTCAATGTCGAGCAGACTTTTCGCGTCAAGGTGAGTGCAATCAAATGCCCCCTGCGCAGCCTGGATTTCGTCACCCTGAAAATCAAGGATGCCATCTGCGACAAGTTCCGCAAAGACGGCGGCGAACGGCCAAGCATCGACACCGCCGCACCTGACATGCGGGTCTATGCTTTTCTCACCGCAGACCGGGTATCGCTTTACCTCGACACCTCCGGCGAGGCGCTGTTCAAGCGCGGCTACCGCAAGGAGCAGGGCGAAGCGCCGCTGCGCGAAAACCTGGCCGCGGGAATCCTGCATCTCGCCGGCTGGCAGCCGGGGATGCCGCTGCTCGACCCGATGTGCGGCAGCGGCACATTCCTGATCGAGGCCGCCCAGATGGCGCTCAACATCGCGCCCGGATCGGAACGCTGGTTCGCCTTCGAGCATATGAAAAATTTCGATGCCGCCACGTGGGACAAAATCTACCAGGAGGCCACTGCAGCTGAGTTGCCAAAAACGCCATTGCCGATCTACGGCAGCGATGTTTCCAGCACCATACTGATGGCCGCGCGCGCCAACCTGGCGGCCGCCGGACTGGAGGAAGCAGTGACCTTGAAGCAGATCAACCTGCTTGACGTTTCACCACCCGCGCCGACTGGCGTGCTGGTCGCCAACCCGCCCTACGCCATACGTATCGGCGAACAGGAAGAAATGGCACAGCTTTACCCCAGGATCGGCGACCTGCTCAAACAGAAATTCGGCGGCTGGCGCGCCTGCTTCCTCAGCGCAGACATGCGCCTGGCCAAACTGATCCGCCTTTCCGTGTCTCGACGCATACCGCTCTACAACGGCGCACTGGATTGCCGCCTGTTCGTATACGACATGGTGGCCGGTTCCAACCGGAAAGAAAAAAAATCGGATGGAGCGGTCCCCAATTCCGTGCCACAATAG
- a CDS encoding ABC transporter permease, which translates to MADILSIMFMRSYFRLPALSLRFIPVWQRNFLVWRKLAIPSILGNLADPAFYMLGLGYGLGGLLPEVGGVPYLTFLAAGTVCYSTMNSATFEVLYSGFSRMHVQKTWEAILNAPLTLDDVLLAELLWATSKSLLSGLAILVIVWVLGLAGFAQTLWLIPLIILIGFCFAGMGLVMNALSPNYDFFMYYFTLVITPMVLLCGVFYPVDQLPTWLQAISAWLPLTHAIALARPLVQGGEPQQVLAHALALLAYGGVGFYIALVLTRRRLLK; encoded by the coding sequence ATGGCCGACATCCTCTCCATTATGTTCATGCGTAGTTATTTCCGCCTGCCCGCCCTGAGCCTGCGCTTCATCCCGGTATGGCAGCGCAACTTCCTGGTATGGCGCAAGCTCGCCATCCCCTCCATCCTCGGCAATCTGGCCGACCCGGCGTTTTACATGCTGGGCCTGGGCTACGGGTTGGGCGGCCTGCTGCCCGAAGTTGGCGGGGTGCCTTACCTGACCTTCCTCGCCGCCGGAACGGTGTGCTACAGCACCATGAACAGCGCCACTTTCGAGGTACTCTACTCGGGGTTTTCACGCATGCATGTGCAGAAAACCTGGGAGGCCATCCTCAACGCACCGCTGACCCTGGACGACGTGCTGCTCGCCGAACTGCTCTGGGCCACCAGCAAGAGCCTGCTCTCCGGTCTGGCGATCCTGGTCATCGTCTGGGTGCTGGGTCTGGCGGGTTTCGCTCAGACCCTGTGGCTGATCCCGCTGATCATCCTGATTGGCTTCTGTTTTGCCGGTATGGGGCTGGTGATGAACGCGCTGTCGCCCAACTACGATTTTTTCATGTATTACTTCACCTTGGTGATCACGCCGATGGTGCTGCTATGTGGCGTGTTCTACCCGGTCGACCAGTTGCCGACGTGGCTGCAAGCAATATCCGCCTGGCTCCCGCTGACCCACGCTATCGCACTGGCTCGCCCTCTGGTGCAGGGTGGAGAACCGCAGCAAGTGCTCGCTCATGCTCTGGCGCTGCTCGCTTATGGCGGCGTCGGATTTTATATCGCACTGGTACTGACCCGGCGCAGACTACTGAAATAA